The proteins below are encoded in one region of Flavobacterium sp. GSB-24:
- a CDS encoding type IA DNA topoisomerase produces the protein MITVLAEKPSVARDIASFLGANNKKEGYLEGNNYAVTWAFGHLVEIKDLKELGYGDKWELKTLPFIPEKFELKISKGADKQFKVIKSLFEKSEKIICATDAGREGELIFRYIYNLSKSDKNFERLWISSLTDQAIKDGFNKLKPGTDFDNLFNSAKARNQADYIVGINATIGMTTKAGSGLLSLGRVQTPTLALICHRYLQNIDFKPVPYYTPELLLFPLNKLEFKARFESNFDEESKAQIILDTLDLNLKVTDIITKEVKDNPPYLFDLTSLQMEANKRFGFSAQKTLTTAQELYEKHKILSYPRTSSKFLSDDMVSTLPGLFSDILKFHDSKDSINFLLNNKLSTRPIDNNKVTDHHAIIPTENKVNFQNLNDDEKSIYNLVVNRFLEAFMPVCVKESTTIIIDTEKGKFSSAGTVIKERGWRSISSDIFNDDENQEKEQKLPNLKIGENLSIIKKEIVKSFTKPLPLFTESSLLHSMETAGKLIEDSELAQAMKEGGLGTPATRASIIELLIKRNYIVRAKKNIIPTDLGLNLYNQVKDLKISKAELTGEWESKLMQMENGNYSYDQFNSEINIYIKELIDSIKTLQIETFDKEIINCPNCKTGKIIEKGNQFRCNSSDSESCNFPVIWKKISEKTITSSNVIDLVKNNKTDLIKGFLNKEKKEFNACLTIDQETKKLKFDFSKISICDCPKCKDGKIEDNDKVFKCNDYTNCDFVVFKEISKKKISQNDLIKLVKDKKTNLIKGFVSKTGSTFEAKLILDSTFKVSFEFPKK, from the coding sequence ATGATAACAGTTTTAGCAGAAAAACCCTCTGTAGCACGTGATATTGCTAGTTTTTTGGGTGCAAATAATAAAAAAGAAGGATATTTAGAAGGAAACAATTACGCTGTTACTTGGGCATTTGGGCATTTAGTTGAGATCAAAGATTTAAAAGAACTTGGTTACGGTGATAAATGGGAGTTGAAAACATTACCTTTTATTCCTGAAAAGTTTGAATTAAAAATATCTAAAGGAGCTGATAAACAATTCAAAGTTATTAAGAGTTTATTTGAAAAATCTGAAAAGATTATTTGCGCTACTGATGCAGGTAGGGAAGGAGAACTCATTTTTAGATACATTTATAACCTATCAAAGTCAGATAAAAATTTTGAAAGATTATGGATAAGCTCGCTAACAGATCAGGCAATAAAGGATGGATTTAATAAATTAAAACCTGGAACAGATTTTGATAATTTATTTAATTCTGCTAAAGCACGGAATCAGGCAGATTATATAGTAGGAATTAATGCTACTATAGGTATGACTACAAAGGCAGGCTCCGGATTATTATCATTGGGTAGAGTACAAACTCCAACTTTAGCATTAATCTGCCATAGGTATCTTCAAAATATAGATTTTAAACCTGTTCCGTATTACACTCCAGAACTACTATTGTTTCCACTTAATAAATTAGAATTTAAAGCTAGATTTGAAAGTAACTTTGATGAAGAATCTAAAGCGCAAATAATACTTGATACTTTAGATTTAAATTTAAAAGTAACTGATATTATTACTAAGGAAGTAAAAGATAATCCTCCATATTTATTTGATCTTACTTCACTTCAAATGGAAGCAAATAAAAGATTTGGTTTTTCTGCTCAAAAGACTTTAACCACCGCTCAGGAACTTTATGAAAAACATAAAATTTTATCATATCCAAGAACTTCATCTAAGTTTTTAAGTGACGATATGGTATCAACACTTCCTGGACTTTTTAGCGATATTTTAAAGTTTCATGATAGTAAGGATTCAATTAATTTTTTATTAAATAATAAATTGTCGACTAGACCGATTGACAATAATAAAGTAACTGATCACCACGCTATAATTCCAACAGAAAACAAAGTTAATTTTCAAAATTTAAATGATGATGAAAAATCAATTTACAATTTAGTTGTCAATAGATTTTTAGAAGCTTTTATGCCTGTCTGTGTAAAAGAAAGTACAACTATAATCATTGATACAGAAAAAGGAAAATTTAGTTCTGCCGGAACTGTAATAAAGGAAAGAGGATGGAGATCAATTTCTTCTGATATTTTTAATGATGATGAAAATCAAGAAAAAGAACAAAAATTACCTAACCTAAAAATTGGAGAAAATCTTTCAATTATTAAAAAAGAAATCGTAAAAAGCTTTACTAAACCACTTCCACTTTTTACGGAGAGTAGTTTATTGCACAGTATGGAAACCGCAGGTAAATTAATAGAGGATTCTGAACTTGCTCAGGCAATGAAAGAAGGAGGATTAGGAACGCCAGCTACTAGAGCTTCAATAATCGAACTTTTAATTAAAAGGAATTATATAGTTAGAGCTAAAAAAAATATTATTCCAACAGATTTAGGGTTGAATTTATATAACCAAGTTAAAGATCTTAAAATTTCAAAAGCTGAACTTACGGGGGAATGGGAGAGTAAGCTGATGCAGATGGAAAATGGAAATTATTCTTACGATCAATTCAATAGTGAAATAAATATTTATATAAAGGAATTAATAGATTCAATTAAAACTTTACAGATTGAAACATTCGACAAAGAAATTATCAATTGTCCTAATTGTAAAACGGGAAAAATAATTGAGAAAGGAAATCAATTTAGATGTAACAGCAGTGATTCAGAAAGTTGCAATTTTCCAGTTATTTGGAAAAAAATATCCGAAAAAACAATTACAAGTTCTAACGTTATTGATTTGGTAAAAAACAATAAGACCGATTTAATAAAAGGATTTCTTAATAAAGAAAAAAAAGAATTTAACGCATGCCTGACAATAGATCAGGAAACCAAAAAATTAAAATTTGATTTTAGTAAAATTTCAATCTGTGACTGCCCAAAATGTAAGGATGGCAAAATAGAAGATAACGACAAAGTTTTTAAATGCAATGATTATACTAACTGTGATTTTGTAGTATTCAAAGAAATTTCTAAAAAGAAAATTAGCCAAAATGATTTAATAAAATTAGTAAAAGACAAGAAGACTAATTTGATAAAAGGTTTTGTATCTAAAACTGGTTCAACTTTTGAAGCCAAATTAATATTAGATTCAACTTTTAAAGTCAGCTTTGAATTTCCCAAAAAATAG
- a CDS encoding relaxase/mobilization nuclease domain-containing protein — MIAKISTGVYTLGMVKYNHDKTIEDKNGEIEGLLLGTNLINKNDFETIVSTIKDYNNLNPDVKKSNIHISLNFHKDDILDNNSIYKIAQDYMEEMGYKDQPYAIYRHFDKEHPHVHIVSSQINSERKKINDSHIYYRSQALTRKLEEKYSITKAVERNEIFSKKDIHKAINEHLEQGKHSLTAIMKRVLSDVMSDKPTSIKQFEKLLDDHQMKRIISTDINETVKGHSFYLLPIDQLRNENFDTTSKGITAVDLDNSFAYQSIETQIEINLKQKEALQKGIMGKLYSVINPLKEKHRISLIQDEGKDVFKEKLSDFIISLKKKGIEVVVKRTQTGDDINSIYGLLFKDMKSNITYSATEMKIKTKDFLKIIDDDLKNISDLDKKIIDDNTNDTMIDNSYFGPLDNDNTNIFSMFSEVLKNNNTAGVPDDMPLKNRRKRKRGL, encoded by the coding sequence ATGATTGCAAAAATAAGCACTGGTGTTTATACTTTAGGTATGGTTAAATATAACCATGATAAAACTATTGAAGATAAAAATGGTGAAATTGAAGGATTACTTTTAGGTACTAATCTTATAAATAAAAATGATTTTGAAACTATAGTTTCGACTATTAAAGACTATAATAATTTAAATCCTGATGTAAAAAAAAGTAATATTCATATTAGTTTAAACTTCCATAAAGATGATATTTTAGACAATAATTCCATTTATAAAATAGCTCAAGACTATATGGAAGAGATGGGTTATAAAGATCAGCCTTACGCAATTTACAGACATTTTGATAAAGAACATCCGCATGTTCATATAGTTTCTTCTCAAATAAATTCTGAAAGAAAAAAAATAAATGATTCTCACATATATTATAGAAGCCAGGCTTTAACTCGTAAACTGGAGGAAAAATACAGTATTACTAAAGCTGTAGAAAGGAATGAAATATTTTCTAAGAAAGATATTCATAAAGCAATTAATGAACATTTAGAGCAAGGAAAACATAGTTTGACTGCCATAATGAAAAGGGTTCTTAGTGATGTAATGAGTGATAAACCAACATCGATTAAGCAATTTGAAAAATTGCTAGATGATCATCAGATGAAAAGAATTATTTCTACAGATATTAATGAAACTGTTAAAGGCCATTCTTTCTACTTATTACCTATAGATCAATTAAGAAATGAAAATTTTGACACTACATCTAAGGGTATTACAGCAGTTGATCTTGATAATAGTTTTGCTTACCAATCGATAGAAACCCAGATTGAAATAAATTTAAAACAAAAAGAAGCTCTTCAGAAGGGGATAATGGGTAAACTTTATTCTGTAATAAATCCTTTAAAAGAAAAGCATAGAATTAGTTTAATTCAAGATGAAGGCAAAGATGTTTTTAAAGAAAAATTAAGCGATTTTATAATTAGCTTAAAGAAAAAAGGTATTGAAGTTGTTGTAAAAAGAACTCAAACTGGCGATGATATTAACTCTATTTATGGTTTATTATTTAAAGATATGAAGTCAAATATTACATATTCGGCGACTGAAATGAAAATTAAGACTAAAGATTTTTTAAAGATTATTGATGATGATTTAAAAAACATTTCAGATCTGGATAAGAAAATCATAGATGATAATACGAATGATACTATGATTGATAATAGTTATTTTGGTCCGTTAGATAATGATAATACAAACATCTTTTCTATGTTTTCTGAAGTACTAAAAAATAATAATACAGCAGGTGTTCCGGATGATATGCCACTTAAAAATCGAAGAAAACGTAAACGAGGTTTATAA